Proteins encoded in a region of the Mercenaria mercenaria strain notata chromosome 1, MADL_Memer_1, whole genome shotgun sequence genome:
- the LOC128555165 gene encoding heat shock 70 kDa protein 12B-like, which produces MELPVDIGPGSTFMVVDIGAGTVDITTMTIMKNGKLKQIHESDGGPAGGENVDRKLIALVAELFGEKTWSKFAKESSRKYAQFRDSVEAAKKDLKPTKTDEEIDDVLLDVPEEILRDFAREQKENDLASAIHKAGEKLIDGGVDIEDGQLCFKADVLRKLMDESVSEILTFINDVIRNEQKRRSNIHAVVLVGGFALSDFLFKAIENEIKSVRILRPWSCDKAVLRGAVLFGHNERILNMRITRLTYGIRSFKPFKSNDDLKRKVIIDGKAYVKDHFSKHVTRGQEVHIDEWTPPREYKPQYNSEENTTIFIYSSNANSPRYVDEDSCKSIKQLVLDFPRVKGKPNLLDVSFNFGRTEVLAKVTHRSSGISQVGSIRL; this is translated from the coding sequence CAGGAACAGTCGATATAACAACTATGACCATAATGAAGAATGGAAAACTTAAACAGATTCACGAATCAGACGGCGGCCCAGCTGGTGGCGAAAATGTTGATAGAAAGTTAATTGCCCTTGTAGCAGAGCTGTTTGGGGAAAAAACCTGGAGTAAGTTTGCAAAAGAGAGTTCTCGCAAATATGCACAATTTAGGGACTCAGTTGAAGCTgcaaaaaaagatttaaaacctACTAAAACAGACGAGGAAATTGACGACGTTTTACTGGATGTACCCGAAGAAATATTGAGAGATTTCGCGCGAGAACAGAAGGAGAATGACTTGGCGTCTGCTATTCATAAGGCTGGGGAAAAACTTATAGATGGAGGCGTTGACATAGAAGATGGACAACTTTGTTTCAAGGCCGATGTTCTGAGAAAATTGATGGACGAATCCGTGTCGGAAATACTAACGTTTATTAATGATGTAATAAGAAacgaacaaaaaagaagaagcaACATACATGCTGTTGTTCTCGTGGGTGGATTTGCTTTGTCTGATTTTTTGTTCAAGGCAATCGAAAATGAAATTAAGTCAGTGCGTATTTTGAGACCTTGGTCTTGTGACAAGGCCGTTCTACGTGGTGCCGTCCTTTTCGGACATAATGAGAGAATTTTGAATATGAGAATAACACGCTTAACTTACGGTATTAGGTCGTTTAAGCCTTTTAAAtcaaatgatgatttgaaaagaaaagtaaTAATTGACGGGAAAGCTTATGTCAAAGACCACTTCTCCAAACACGTCACACGTGGACAAGAAGTACACATTGACGAATGGACACCACCTAGAGAATATAAGCCACAGTACAATTCTGAAGAAAACACCACAATATTTATCTATTCGTCAAATGCCAATTCACCGAGATATGTCGATGAAGACAGCTGCAAAAGCATCAAACAATTAGTACTTGATTTCCCACGCGTGAAGGGCAAACCTAATTTATTAGATGTTTCTTTCAATTTCGGTCGTACGGAGGTACTTGCAAAAGTGACACATCGGTCGTCAGGAATTTCCCAAGTAGGATCGATTCGTTTATAA